Proteins encoded by one window of Bacteroidota bacterium:
- a CDS encoding T9SS type A sorting domain-containing protein yields the protein MLVQLQNAFSFTISGTVSLDDVRNKPLYGGGNPITLMEIPTNQTCSLYSSSYPTKEILKFAKDIGYIKINKGAKLYITDGVLTSANNTADDMWYGIYVDGTSTAVQNTSLINTNTQGYLFMERVELKHVKRGSSSSATPNSICKGAITVNSGGIIRIYKSTLDDNEVGIHFEPYANSNISMVHYITFQNSNSFATDLTFNQAYKYTDRYVEIDQCVDIKMANDHFLYNTSYWSGSTYWAMGIYSLGSSFSCFGCDFNSLYYGIYSSSLGGTYGMHIDICTFTENDKGIYISSGAKERIYRSTFNYDRNNSPRKRAGIYVYLSQGIDIYGNTFNCNYLDAASHNSNLDQELLYSPSNPFFADINFGGLDPNPNTWAFTRKIYKNKHYNTGNFWNIGIMLVLDYQKLLIECNEYNDMAADWLVYSNNGTGSSDFVQGSSSFAAGNTFSNQEPVNADNWRYLNGNHQTGSPFSTTYDYYYYSRPGGRVNPAEVITGTSMGLGINSYTAAADNGCSDYNLDGPWNFLSKETVLLIALNKATNDKQVGDLLRQLVLYYQEYNEIGKAIDLMKKYNQNGVADFEITKLYIQQKNYADATEWLLTVKTSNEHAVMLKRYFNVVLGVLLDKRVYRQLTKKEIEELEKIYNTCTLAGVYANEVLNYGTGKNYPERNCISGSATGVSPTVNKKKLKIYPVPASEYFIVDNDAGLTTANISIFNIIGKKVLTQKLEANRMVNCQSLPSGIYTYSITSDTNTFSGSIQIVR from the coding sequence ATGTTAGTTCAACTTCAAAATGCTTTTTCTTTTACAATATCTGGGACTGTTTCGTTAGATGATGTCAGGAATAAACCACTATATGGTGGTGGTAACCCTATTACATTAATGGAAATTCCTACCAATCAAACTTGCTCATTATATTCATCTTCTTATCCCACCAAAGAAATACTCAAATTTGCAAAAGATATAGGATATATAAAAATAAATAAAGGAGCAAAACTTTATATTACTGACGGAGTACTGACATCGGCAAACAATACTGCTGATGATATGTGGTATGGAATATATGTAGATGGAACCTCCACAGCAGTACAAAATACCAGTTTAATTAATACAAATACGCAAGGATATTTATTTATGGAAAGAGTTGAGTTGAAACATGTAAAGAGAGGCTCATCTAGTAGTGCAACTCCTAATAGTATTTGCAAGGGTGCCATCACTGTTAATAGTGGAGGAATAATTAGAATTTACAAATCAACTCTTGATGATAATGAAGTTGGTATTCACTTTGAACCTTATGCTAACTCCAATATTAGCATGGTTCATTACATCACTTTCCAAAATTCCAATTCCTTTGCCACTGACCTAACTTTTAACCAAGCCTATAAATATACTGATAGGTATGTTGAGATTGACCAATGTGTAGATATAAAAATGGCCAATGACCATTTTCTGTACAATACAAGCTATTGGAGTGGTTCAACCTATTGGGCTATGGGCATTTATAGCTTAGGTAGCAGTTTTTCGTGTTTTGGTTGCGACTTTAATAGCCTTTACTATGGAATATATAGCTCATCATTAGGTGGAACTTACGGAATGCATATTGACATATGTACGTTTACTGAGAATGATAAGGGAATATATATATCAAGCGGAGCAAAAGAAAGAATATATAGGTCTACCTTTAATTATGATAGGAATAACTCACCCCGAAAACGTGCGGGTATTTATGTTTATTTATCACAAGGTATTGACATATATGGCAATACATTTAACTGCAATTACTTAGATGCGGCAAGTCATAATTCAAATTTAGATCAAGAATTGCTTTATAGTCCTTCTAATCCTTTTTTTGCAGACATAAATTTTGGGGGCTTGGATCCTAATCCCAATACTTGGGCTTTTACCAGAAAAATATATAAGAATAAACATTATAATACCGGCAATTTTTGGAATATTGGAATTATGCTTGTTCTTGACTATCAAAAATTATTGATTGAGTGCAATGAGTACAATGATATGGCTGCTGATTGGTTAGTGTATTCAAATAATGGCACTGGTTCATCAGATTTTGTTCAGGGTTCGAGTAGTTTTGCAGCAGGTAATACATTTTCAAACCAGGAACCAGTGAATGCTGATAACTGGCGTTATTTGAATGGCAACCATCAAACAGGCTCTCCTTTTTCTACCACCTACGATTATTATTATTATAGCCGTCCTGGGGGGAGAGTGAATCCCGCAGAAGTTATTACGGGAACTTCCATGGGCTTGGGTATAAATTCATATACTGCAGCCGCTGATAATGGTTGTTCAGATTATAATTTAGATGGGCCATGGAATTTCTTAAGCAAAGAAACAGTATTATTAATTGCGTTGAATAAAGCAACAAATGATAAGCAAGTAGGTGATTTGTTAAGACAATTAGTACTGTATTATCAGGAATATAACGAAATAGGTAAAGCTATCGATTTAATGAAAAAGTATAATCAGAATGGGGTTGCTGATTTCGAAATCACCAAGTTATATATTCAGCAAAAAAATTATGCCGATGCCACCGAATGGCTATTAACAGTTAAAACAAGTAATGAACATGCAGTAATGCTGAAGAGGTATTTCAACGTCGTATTAGGTGTTTTATTAGATAAAAGGGTATACCGTCAACTTACAAAAAAAGAAATTGAAGAGCTAGAAAAAATATATAATACTTGTACCCTTGCTGGAGTGTATGCTAACGAAGTATTGAACTATGGTACAGGAAAAAATTATCCAGAACGAAACTGCATTAGTGGTTCTGCTACTGGTGTATCACCCACAGTAAATAAAAAGAAATTAAAAATATATCCTGTTCCTGCTTCAGAATATTTTATTGT